GTGAGCCGGCTCGTGACCAACGTGAACCTGCCGCTGATGCTCGATTCCACCGAGTGGCAGAAGATGGAGGCCGGCCTCAAGGTGGCCGGCGGCAAGTGCATCCTCAACTCCACCAACTACGAAGACGGCGACGAGCGCTTCTTCAAGGTGCTGGAGCTGGCCCGGGCCTACGGGGCTGGTGTGGTGGTGGGCACCATCGATGAGGAGGGCATGGCCCGCACGGCGGAGCGCAAGTTCGCCATCGCCCAGCGCGCCTACCGCGATGCCGTGGAGTTCGGCATCCCGGCCCACGAGATCTTCTACGACCCCCTGGCCCTGCCCATCTCCACCGGCATCGAGGAAGACCGGGAAAACGGCCTCGCCACGGTGGAGGCGATCCGGCTGATCCGGGAGAATCTGCCGGGGGTCCACGTGGTGCTCGGGGTGAGCAATGTGAGCTTCGGCCTCTCACCGGCGGCCCGCATCGTGCTCAATTCGGTGTTCCTGCACGACTGCTGCCAGGCGGGCATGGACGCGGCGATCGTGAGCCCCGCCAAGATCCTGCCGCTGGCCAAGATCAGCGAGGACCACCAGCAGATCTGCCGGGATCTGATCTACGACCGGCGCCGCTTCGAGAGTGAGCAGCCCGGGGCCATCTGCACCTATGACCCGCTCACGGCCCTCACCACCCTGTTCGAGGGCGTGAGTGCCAAGGAGGCGCGCGCCTCGGGCCCCTCCCTGGCCGATCTGCCGGTGGAGGAGCGGCTCAGGCAGCACATCATCGACGGCGAACGCATTGGCCTGGAAACGGCCCTGGAGGAGGCCCTGCAGCGCTATCCGGCCCTGCACATCATCAACACCTTCCTGCTGGATGGCATGAAGGTGGTGGGAGAGCTGTTCGGCTCCGGGCAGATGCAGCTGCCCTTCGTGCTGCAGAGCGCCGAAACGATGAAGGCGGCGGTGGCCAGGCTCGAACCCCACATGGAGCGCGTGGAAGGGGAGAGCAGCAGCAAGGGCAAGTTCCTGATCGCCACCGTGAAGGGCGATGTGCACGACATCGGCAAGAATCTCGTGGACATCATCCTCACCAACAACGGCTATGAGGTGATCAACCTCGGCATCAAACAGAGCTGCGAGGCGATCATCGAGGCCCAGCAGCAGCACCAGGCCGACTGCATCGCCATGAGCGGGCTGCTGGTGAAGTCCACCGCCTTCATGAAGGACAACCTGGAGGCCTTCAACGAGGCCGGCATCACGGTGCCGGTGATCCTCGGCGGTGCGGCCCTCACCCCCCGCTTCGTGCACGGCGACTGCCGCGCCGCCTACCGGGGCCAGGTGGTGTACGGCCGTGACGCCTTCGCCGACCTGCGCTTCATGGACGCCCTGATGGAGGCCAAGGCCGCCGAGGGCTGGGACGACCTGCAGGGCTTCGTCCACGGCGTCCCCGAGGGCCTGGAGCTGGGCCAGAGCCGCCCCACGGCCGCCGGCGACGATGACGCCTCCGACCCATCGGTCCCGGCGGACGGGCCGCCGCAGTCGGCCGAACCGCTTCCGGCCAGCGACCACCGCTCCGAGGCCGTGCCCGAGGAACCGGCGCTGGAGCCGCCCTTCTGGGGCAGCCGGGTGCTCACCGAGGCCGAGATCCCACTGGAGGAGGTGTTCACCTACCTCGATCGCAACGCCCTCTTCGCCGGCCAGTGGCAGCTGCGCAAGAGCCAGCAGCAGAGCCGGGAGGCCTATGAGGCGATGCTGGCCGAGAAGGCCGAGCCCGTGCTGCAGGGGTGGATGCGCCGCTGCCTGGCCGAGGGGCTGCTCACGCCGCGGGTGGCCTACGGCTACTTCCCCTGCGGCCGCGAGGGCAACGCCGTGGTGGTGTTCGACCCGGAGCGGCGGCAGAAGCCGCTGGGCCGCTTCGTTCTGCCCCGGCAGCGGGCCGGCAACCGCTACTGCATCGCCGACTTCTACCGCGACCTGGCCACCGGCGCTGAGGGCGAGCCGCTGCCCACCGATGTGATGCCGATGCAGGCGGTGACCATGGGCGAGCAGGCCACCCGCTTCGCCCAACAGCTCTTCGCCGCCGACCAGTACACCGACTACCTCTACTTCCACGGTCTGGCGGTGCAGATGGCCGAGGCCCTGGCCGAATGGACCCATGCCCGCATCCGGCGGGAACTGGGTTTCGGCGACCAGGAGCCCGCGGCCCTGCGCGATGTGCTGGCCCAGCGCTACCGCGGCAGCCGCTACTCCTTCGGCTACCCCGCCTGCCCCAACGTGGCCGACTCGCGCCAGCAGCTCACCTGGCTCGGTGCCGAGCGCATCGGCCTGCGGATGGATGCCAGCGACCAGCTGGAGCCGGAGCAGAGCACCACAGCCCTGGTGGCCCTGCACAGCAAGGCGCGCTACTTCAGCGCCTGAATCGGGGGACGGAATCAGGTTCTGCGGGGCCTAGCGTGGTGATCGCTGCCGCCCGGAGCCCCATGGTGATCGCTGGACCTGATGGTGTGGATGCCGCGATCAGAGCCGGTGTGGACCTGGACGGCTCACCGATCCCGGAGCCCATGCTGGCCCTCTACAACGAGGTGATGGAGCTGGAGAGCCACCGGGCCCGTTCCGGCGTGACCAAATCCATGCGCAACAGGGTGGTGAAGACCGGATCGAAGCACCTGGACCAGCAGACCCTGGATGCACGCCTGAAGGCCGCGGGCTGGGAGGGCCTCAAGCCCAGGGAGATCGCCTTCTTCTACGGCTGAGCCCGGTTCATCTCAGCTGCGTGTCAGCTGCACATCTCCTCGAGCGCATCGATCACGTCCTGCTGGAACTCCTCCAGATCGGAGGAGTCGCTCAGATCAAGGCCCTCGCCGGCGGCGTTCTGGGTGAGCTCCTGGTAGTGAAAGGCTCCTTCCCCGTGGGCCAGGAACTCCACGGCAGACGGTTCACCGCTTTCCTTGTAAGCATCACAGAGGGCCAGGAAGGCCGCGTCTTCGGTGAATTCCCAGCTCATGGAGGGGTTGGCGCGTCGAACGACGGGTGGAACGCGGTCAACGACCTTTAACGCCTCCCCCCCGGATTCCGTCAACCACCTGGGCCAACTTCAGGGGGATGACGCGCAGTCCGTCACATTCGCCAGACTGTGGTGGCCGCGCATGTGGACGACGTGACCCAGACCAGTCAGGCTCCGACCCAGGCCCTCAACGTGCTGGGTGAGCCCCTGGAATCGTGCAGCTGCGAGCCGCTGACCGGCTGGTTCCGGGACGGTACCTGCCGCACCAACGGCGCCGACCTCGGTCGTCACACCGTGTGTTGCGTGGTGAACGAGGCCTTCCTCACCTACAGCCGTGCCCAGGGCAACGACCTCAGCACCCCGGCACCCCAGTTCGGGTTCCCCGGGCTCAGGCCCGGCGACCACTGGTGCGTGTGCGCGCCGCGCTGGCTGGAGGCCTACGAAGACGGCATGGCCCCACCGGTGCGGCTGCAGGCCACCGAAGCCAGCACCCTGGAGGTGATCCCCCTGGACCTGCTCCGCCAGCACCAGGCCTGAGCCGGATGCCAGCCCTTGCCGGGCCTACCAGGGGATCCTCTCGCCATTCCAGGCCCAGAAGCCGCCGCTCTGCTCGGGTCCCAGGCCCTCGAGCACATCCAGAAGGTGATGGGCGGCCCGCCCGGGGCTGAACAGACTGCCGGCAGGCACGTTGGCCTGGAACGGTGCCGAGAGGGCCGTGGCCGTGGTGCCGGGATGCAGCAGGCTGACGCAGGCCAGGGGATAACGGCGGCGCCACTCCAGGGCCAGGGTGCGAAGCAACTGGTTCTGGGCCGCCTTGGCCGCCCGGTAGCTGTACCAGCCCCCCAGGCCGTTGTCGCCGATGCTGCCCACCCGGGCCGAGAGGCTGGCGAAGTGGAAGGGGCTCTGGCGGGAGAGGGCGGCCTCCAGCGCCTGCGCCAGCAGCACAGGGGCAAAGGCATTCACGGCGAAACTGCGCTCCAGGGCGCTGCGGCGCAGCTGGGCCAGCCGCTTTTCGGGTTGAAGCTCCGGCCCGTGCAGCAGCCCCACGGTGTTGATCACCAGCCGCAGAGGGGGCCCCTGGGCCAGCTCACGGCCCAGCCTGTCAAGACTGGTGTCGCAGGTCACATCCAGCCTGAGCCAGCGCACCTCCTCGCCGGGGGGTGGCTGCCGCCGCGTCGTGGCCACCAGCTCCAGCGCGGGAGCCCGTGTGCTCAGGGCCCGCAGCAGCCCAGCACCGATGCCACCGCTGCCCACCACTAGGGCCCTTCCCTGCCAGCTGGACAGGGGAGGGTGCGTCGCGGTCATGGGGGGAGGTTCAGGCGGGGGCATGATGGCAAGGCCGATCCCTGGTCCGTCCGGTTCCGACCATGCCCCTTCGCATTGCCGTGCTCGGCCGCGGGGCCTGGGGGCAGACGCTGGCGGAGCTGTGGCAGCGCCAGGGCCATACCGTTCGCAGCTGGTCGCGGCGGGACGGAGCCTCCCCCGATGCCCTGATCCACGGGGTCGACGTGGTGGCCGTCGCCGTCGCCATGGCCGGGGTGGAAAGCCTGGCCCAGCGTCTGGGTCCGGCCTGGTGCCGCGGAACTCCCCTGCTCAGCTGCACCAAGGGCATCGACCTCGACCTGCTGGCCACCCCCTGCCAGCTCTGGCGACGCCATCTGCCTGAGGGAATCCCCCTGGTGGTGCTCAGCGGGCCGAATCTGGCCGCCGAACTTCGCCAGGGGCTGCCGGCAGCCAGCGTGCTGGCCAGCGAGGACGCCGCCGCTGCGCTGCGTCTGCAGCGGGCCCTCAGTGGCAGCAATCTGCGCCTCTACACCAACAGCGACCCCCTGGGCACCGAGGCAGCGGGGGCCCTGAAGAACGTGATGGCCCTGGCGGCTGGGATCGCCGATGGCCTCGCCCTGGGGGCCAACGCCCGGGCCTCCCTCCTCACCCGCGGCCTGGCGGAGATCGGTGTGGTGGTGGAGGGGCTGGGTGGACTGTCCGCCACCCTCTATGGGCTGGCCGGGCTTGGAGATCTGCTGGCCACCGCCACCAGCGAACTGAGTCGCAACTACCGCTGCGGGCGCCTGCTGGCCCAGGGCCATTCCCCTGCCGAGGCGGAACGCAGCATCGGTGCCACGGTGGAGGGGCTGCGCACCTCCAGGGCCGCCCTGGTGCTGGCGCAGCGCCATGGCTGGAGGCTGCCGATCTGTGCCCAGGTGGTGGCCCTGCTCGACGGACGTCTCAGCCCCGTGGATGCCGCCTGGGGCCTGATGGAGAGGGAGCTCAGACCGGAGCAGCACACCCCGCCACTGCCGCAGCCATGAACGTGCCGGCGGTGCGCATCGAAGCGTTCACGGCCCGGCGCGGCCGGTGGGGCCAGCGCTGATTCACCCCCACCGGTGAGGTGCCCCTCTGCGGCCACGGCACCCTGGCGGCCCTGCTGGACTTCGGGAGTCCCTGCGGCGTGATCGCTGCCACATTGCTGGGGAGCGGCGGCGGGAAGGCCGGCGCGATTGTGCTGCCCAGCGCGGGGCTCACCCCGCTCCTCTCCACCAGGGCGGCGGGCCACTGGACATCCCCGCTCGGAGGCTGCGTGGTGCTTCTGCCGGCGGACGCTCCCTTGGCCGCAGCGCCGCTGCCGCCATCAGCTGCGTGTTCTGGCTCCGGGACCGGGCATCGACGAGGATCCGGTGACCGGGTCGGCCCATGCCCTGGTGGCCCCCAGGTGGCTCCAGCGCTTCAGAAGCACCTGCCTGGCGGGCTGGCAGTGGTCGCCGCGTCCCGGTGGGATGGTGTGCGAACACGCGGTTTCAGGCATGATCCGCCTGACCGGAACGGGCCATCTGCTGTGGGACGGACATCTGCATCTCGACTCCGACGCCCCGACTGGGCCTGGCTGGGATCGCCTCTGGGCCTGAGGCTGCGCAGCCCCTTCACCCGTCAGTTCCTGCTGGCCATGCCGATGGCGCTGGTGGCCGTGGCCACCGGCTTCGCTGCCCAGACCCTGGCCCCCCGCAACCAGGACGCCGTGCAGGGGGCACTGCTCGACACCCTGATGGCCGTGCCCCCTCCCCCCAGGGACACGGTGGCGGCGGCCGACCAGTTGCGCCATCTGGAAGCCCGGCGGGTCGATCCGGCCTCCGCCCCCCAGGCACCGTCCCTGGGACTGGCCGTGCCAGAGGCCGCTGCACCGATCGACCTGGAGATCAGGGTGGCCCTGCTGCGGGCGGGCTCGAGCCCGCGGCTGTCCGCCCAGGGCCCCTGGCAGCTGCTCACCCGTGACGGCCAGCTGCTGCAGCAGGGGGGGGCCGGAGACCCGGTTGCACTGGCCGGGGGACTGGCGCAGGTGCCGGAAGCCTGGTTGCAGACCACGGGCCCGGCGCTGCTGGTGGATGGCCAGCCCTATGCCGGCCGGATCCGGCTGATTCAGGAGGGGGGAGCACTGCGCCTG
This portion of the Cyanobium sp. NIES-981 genome encodes:
- a CDS encoding SDR family NAD(P)-dependent oxidoreductase gives rise to the protein MTATHPPLSSWQGRALVVGSGGIGAGLLRALSTRAPALELVATTRRQPPPGEEVRWLRLDVTCDTSLDRLGRELAQGPPLRLVINTVGLLHGPELQPEKRLAQLRRSALERSFAVNAFAPVLLAQALEAALSRQSPFHFASLSARVGSIGDNGLGGWYSYRAAKAAQNQLLRTLALEWRRRYPLACVSLLHPGTTATALSAPFQANVPAGSLFSPGRAAHHLLDVLEGLGPEQSGGFWAWNGERIPW
- a CDS encoding DUF4090 family protein; this encodes MVIAGPDGVDAAIRAGVDLDGSPIPEPMLALYNEVMELESHRARSGVTKSMRNRVVKTGSKHLDQQTLDARLKAAGWEGLKPREIAFFYG
- a CDS encoding DUF2237 family protein, which codes for MAAHVDDVTQTSQAPTQALNVLGEPLESCSCEPLTGWFRDGTCRTNGADLGRHTVCCVVNEAFLTYSRAQGNDLSTPAPQFGFPGLRPGDHWCVCAPRWLEAYEDGMAPPVRLQATEASTLEVIPLDLLRQHQA
- the metH gene encoding methionine synthase, with the protein product MTTTQPLSTPTPSRPAPGHSGTCLQRVGFLERLHAPERPVLVFDGATGTSLQQMNLTAEDFGGAALEGCNEYLVVTRPDAVQAVHRQFLEVGADVIETDTFGATSLVLAEYDIADQAFALNRRAAELARQMADAYSTPEKPRFVAGSMGPTTKLPTLGHVDFDAMKASFQEQAEGLLAGDVDLFIVETCQDVLQIKAALQGIEAAFSATGQRRPLMVSVTMETTGTMLVGSDIAAVVAILEPFPIDVLGLNCATGPEQMKEHIRYLSEHSPFVVSCIPNAGLPENIGGVAHYRLTPLEMKMQLMHFVEDLGVQVIGGCCGTTSAHIGALAELAAELEPAPRPVRTPETRQARPLLQVEPAAASIYGTTPYHQDNSFLIIGERLNASGSKKVRELLAEDDWDGLVAIARGQVKENAHVLDVNVDYVGRDGERDMHELVSRLVTNVNLPLMLDSTEWQKMEAGLKVAGGKCILNSTNYEDGDERFFKVLELARAYGAGVVVGTIDEEGMARTAERKFAIAQRAYRDAVEFGIPAHEIFYDPLALPISTGIEEDRENGLATVEAIRLIRENLPGVHVVLGVSNVSFGLSPAARIVLNSVFLHDCCQAGMDAAIVSPAKILPLAKISEDHQQICRDLIYDRRRFESEQPGAICTYDPLTALTTLFEGVSAKEARASGPSLADLPVEERLRQHIIDGERIGLETALEEALQRYPALHIINTFLLDGMKVVGELFGSGQMQLPFVLQSAETMKAAVARLEPHMERVEGESSSKGKFLIATVKGDVHDIGKNLVDIILTNNGYEVINLGIKQSCEAIIEAQQQHQADCIAMSGLLVKSTAFMKDNLEAFNEAGITVPVILGGAALTPRFVHGDCRAAYRGQVVYGRDAFADLRFMDALMEAKAAEGWDDLQGFVHGVPEGLELGQSRPTAAGDDDASDPSVPADGPPQSAEPLPASDHRSEAVPEEPALEPPFWGSRVLTEAEIPLEEVFTYLDRNALFAGQWQLRKSQQQSREAYEAMLAEKAEPVLQGWMRRCLAEGLLTPRVAYGYFPCGREGNAVVVFDPERRQKPLGRFVLPRQRAGNRYCIADFYRDLATGAEGEPLPTDVMPMQAVTMGEQATRFAQQLFAADQYTDYLYFHGLAVQMAEALAEWTHARIRRELGFGDQEPAALRDVLAQRYRGSRYSFGYPACPNVADSRQQLTWLGAERIGLRMDASDQLEPEQSTTALVALHSKARYFSA
- a CDS encoding SpoIID/LytB domain-containing protein; its protein translation is MPMALVAVATGFAAQTLAPRNQDAVQGALLDTLMAVPPPPRDTVAAADQLRHLEARRVDPASAPQAPSLGLAVPEAAAPIDLEIRVALLRAGSSPRLSAQGPWQLLTRDGQLLQQGGAGDPVALAGGLAQVPEAWLQTTGPALLVDGQPYAGRIRLIQEGGALRLVNHVGLETYISSVVGAEMPSSWSMEALRAQAVAARSYALAHMARPANRHWHLGDTTRWQAYRGLTSVSERTRQATVSTAGLILSYQGAIVESLYAANRQISLEAHGHLGASMSQHGAQDLAQQGYRYNQILGQYYQGASLARLKAGAG
- a CDS encoding NAD(P)H-dependent glycerol-3-phosphate dehydrogenase, with translation MPLRIAVLGRGAWGQTLAELWQRQGHTVRSWSRRDGASPDALIHGVDVVAVAVAMAGVESLAQRLGPAWCRGTPLLSCTKGIDLDLLATPCQLWRRHLPEGIPLVVLSGPNLAAELRQGLPAASVLASEDAAAALRLQRALSGSNLRLYTNSDPLGTEAAGALKNVMALAAGIADGLALGANARASLLTRGLAEIGVVVEGLGGLSATLYGLAGLGDLLATATSELSRNYRCGRLLAQGHSPAEAERSIGATVEGLRTSRAALVLAQRHGWRLPICAQVVALLDGRLSPVDAAWGLMERELRPEQHTPPLPQP